A genomic stretch from Asterias rubens chromosome 7, eAstRub1.3, whole genome shotgun sequence includes:
- the LOC117293108 gene encoding U4/U6 small nuclear ribonucleoprotein Prp31-like — MSLADELLADLEEIAEEGEELEAINEEDEDIEDVQDIAMDIDTRVDSIKSIAKLRHSKELANVMTQIEHFQENPRKEEVVGPVEADPEYMLIVEANNLSVEIDNEINIIHKFVRDNYQKRFPELESLVPTPQEYLRTVRELGNTLDNTKTNEQLQAILTNAVIMVVSVSASTTQGTELSDEELATVFEACDMAFDLNEAKSRIQAYVESRMSFIAPNLSAIIGSSTAAKIMGAAGGLTNLSKMPSCNILVLGAQRKTLSGFSSVATNPHTGYIYYSDIVQATNPDLRKKAARLVSGKCTLAARVDSFHESPNATIGFNLKEDIDNRLAKLQEPPPPKQAKALPAPIDVSRKKRGGRRVRKMKEKLGMTSMRKAANRMSFGEIEDDAYQEDLGFSLGQVGKGGTGRIRGPTVDNKTQVKISKSLQRKLQRQQTHGGKSTVRGRETSGTASSVAFTPLQGLEIVNPHAAEKKNSEESVGYFSTTTGFKKVMSAAK; from the exons ATGTCTCTTGCGGATGAGCTTCTTGCAGATTTGGAGGAGATTGCAGAGGAGGGGGAGGAGCTAGAGGCCATTAATGAGGAGGATGAAGACATTGAAGATGTACAAGATATCGCCATGGACATTGATACTAGGGTGGACTCGATCAAGTCTATTGCTAAGCTCAGACACAGCAAAGAG ttGGCAAACGTGATGACCCAGATAGAACACTTTCAAGAAAATCCTCGCAAAGAAGAAG TTGTTGGTCCTGTAGAAGCTGATCCAGAGTATATGCTGATTGTTGAAGCTAATAACCTGAGTGTGGAGATTGATAATGAAATCA ATATTATTCACAAATTTGTAAGAGACAACTATCAAAAACGGTTCCCTGAGCTGGAATCACTGGTCCCAACACCACAAGAATACCTCAGAACAGTTCGG GAACTTGGCAACACCCTTGATAACACCAAGACAAATGAACAGCTCCAAGCCATCTTGACCAATGCTGTGATAATGGTTGTGAGTGTATCAGCCTCTACCACTCAGGGGACTGAGCTATCGGACGAGGAACTAGCCACTGTCTTTGAAGCTTGTGATATG GCATTTGATTTGAATGAAGCCAAGTCAAGAATCCAAGCCTATGTAGAATCTCGTATGTCCTTCATTGCACCAAACCTGTCTGCTATAATCGGATCATCAACAGCGGCCAAGATCATGG gtGCTGCTGGAGGGTTAACCAATCTATCTAAGATGCCATCCTGTAATATATTGGTCCTTGGAGCACAGCGTAAGACACTATCAGGCTTCTCTAGTGTAGCCACAAACCCACACACAGGTTACATCTACTACAGTGACATTGTACAAGCAACAAATCCT GATTTGAGAAAGAAAGCAGCCCGCCTTGTTTCAGGGAAATGCACCCTAGCTGCAAGAGTTGACAGCTTCCATGAAAGTCCTAATGCCACCATTGGTTTCAACCTCAAAGAGGATATTGACAACAGGTTAGCTAAGCTGCAGGAGCCTCCTCCACCCAAACAGGCTAAGGCATTACCTGCACCTATCGACGTCAGCAGGAAAAAACGTGGTGGAAGAAG AGTCCGTAAGATGAAAGAGAAGCTAGGAATGACAAGTATGCGCAAGGCGGCTAATCGCATGTCATTTGGTGAGATAGAGGATGATGCTTATCAAGAGGATCTGGGCTTCTCTTTAGGGCAAGTTGGCAAGGGTGGAACCGGAAGGATACGAGGTCCGACTGTCGATAATAAAACACAGGTCAAGATATCCAAGAGTCTTCAG CGCAAGTTACAGAGACAACAGACACATGGAGGGAAGTCAACGGTAAGAGGCCGTGAGACATCTGGTACAGCATCCAGTGTGGCGTTCACACCCCTACAG
- the LOC117292857 gene encoding cytosolic sulfotransferase 15-like codes for MASPQDIQQKMMAVLANLKQEDAKGFDTYEYEGVHLAVDTLKSTMDDLKTFEIREDDVFIVTYPKSGTTWTQEIMSTILHDGNIEEVNKKHTLLRVPFLEMTHAGAAHPEMPRSDKMVANMPRSTPRFIKSHLPSQLLPPEVWEKKIKMVYVIRNPKDTIVSFFHHGNLTAPHRNYQFDDVFERFLKNTLPFGSWWDHILKFWEKRNEDHVLVLQFKDMKKDLRGTVKQISEFLGKSFSDEIIDAITDHCSFESMKNNPMTNPDTIIAQRFGKIADGKSFMRKGKEGGWKAQLSPSQSEALDALCKERLKDTGLTFEIFELVWTYEYEGVYVPKDVLQTTLDDLKTFDVRQDDVFIVTFPKAGTTWTLEIMSAILHDGDIELLNKTYSWQRGHFLEITFGGHQNRDLPKTHKEIANLPTSSRRLIKCHLPGQLLPPQVWEKKIKMVYVIRNPKDLLVSFFHHQRLFAPHEDLQFDIIFSMYMDGTIPYGKWWDHYLYFWQRRNEDHILFLRFEDMKKDLRGTVKQISEFLGKSFSDEILDAITDHCSFESMKKNPMTNPDSLIKNFYPDGKIPDGQSFLRKGIVGDWKVQLSEAQSKALDELCEEKLAGTRLSFN; via the exons ATGGCTTCCCCTCAAGACATACAACAGAAAA TGATGGCAGTACTTGCCAATTTGAAACAAGAAGATGCAAAAGGTTTTGATACGTACGAGTATGAAGGAGTTCATCTTGCTGTAGATACGTTAAAAAGCACCATGGACGATCTCAAGACGTTTGAAATTCGAGAAGATGACGTGTTCATTGTTACTTACCCTAAATCAG GAACCACGTGGACGCAAGAGATAATGTCCACTATACTTCACGATGGGAACATTGAGGAAGTAAATAAGAAACACACACTGCTTAGAGTTCCATTCTTAGAGATGACCCACGCTGGTGCAGCGCACCCAGAG atgCCAAGGAGTGATAAGATGGTAGCCAATATGCCAAGGTCCACTCCTCGATTTATCAAGTCTCATCTTCCAAGCCAACTACTACCTCCTGAAGTATGGGAGAAGAAGATTAAGATGGTCTACGTCATCAGGAATCCTAAAGACACCATTGTGTCTTTCTTTCATCACGGAAATCTTACAGCACCTCACAGGAATTACCAATTTGATGACGTATTTGAGAGATTCCTGAAAAACACCC TTCCGTTCGGCAGTTGGTGGGATCACATTCTGAAGTTCTGGGAGAAGAGGAATGAAGATCACGTCCTGGTGCTTCAGTTTAAAGACATGAAGAAG GACCTTCGTGGGACGGTGAAGCAAATCAGTGAGTTCCTTGGGAAATCCTTCTCAGATGAAATCATAGACGCCATTACCGATCACTGCAGCTTTGAGAGCATGAAGAATAACCCTATGACCAACCCAGACACTATTATTGCTCAAAGGTTTGGCAAGATTGCAGATGGAAAGTCATTTATGAGAAAGG GCAAAGAGGGTGGTTGGAAGGCACAGTTGTCCCCATCTCAAAGCGAGGCTCTAGACGCACTATGCAAAGAGAGGCTTAAGGATACTGGTCTGACATTTGAAAT attcgaGTTGGTGTGGACGTATGAGTATGAAGGGGTGTATGTACCTAAAGACGTTCTTCAAACTACCCTTGATGATCTTAAGACGTTTGATGTAAGACAAGATGATGTGTTTATAGTTACCTTCCCTAAAGCAG GTACAACATGGACTCTTGAAATAATGTCGGCCATTCTTCATGATGGTGACATTGAATTGCTGAACAAAACCTATTCATGGCAAAGAGGACATTTCTTGGAGATAACTTTTGGAGGGCATCAGAATAGAGAT CTTCCAAAAACGCACAAGGAAATAGCAAACCTTCCCACAAGTTCCCGACGTCTTATAAAGTGTCATCTCCCAGGTCAACTGTTGCCTCCTCAAGTGTGGGAGAAGAAGATCAAGATGGTTTACGTCATCAGGAATCCTAAAGACTTACTCGTATCATTCTTTCATCATCAGAGGTTATTCGCTCCTCATGAAGATCTTCAATTTGACATAATATTCAGCATGTACATGGATGGCACTA TTCCTTACGGCAAATGGTGGGACCACTATCTTTACTTCTGGCAGAGAAGAAACGAGGATCACATCTTATTTCTGCGATTTGAAGACATGAAGAAG GATCTTCGTGGGACGGTGAAGCAGATCAGCGAGTTCCTTGGGAAATCCTTCTCAGATGAGATTCTGGACGCCATTACCGATCACTGTAGCTTTGAGAGCATGAAGAAgaatcccatgaccaatccagaCTCTCTGATTAAGAATTTCTATCCAGACGGCAAAATTCCTGATGGGCAGTCTTTCTTAAGGAAAG GTATTGTTGGTGATTGGAAAGTGCAACTCTCGGAAGCTCAAAGCAAGGCTCTTGATGAACTGTGTGAAGAGAAGCTTGCAGGAACTAGATTGTCATTCAATTAA